tgctattttacctaagagagggtagtaggtcctatgagagaGGAGTAGGTCCTAGGTACAATGTGCTATTATATATGtgctacaatgtgttagagttgatgatgatgatgaggagttgtgattatgactagtgaccaacttgctatatgatgtctcattgatgaaaataatgatcatgcatgaggagttgttaatgatatgatgatgatgagttattatatcattgggtgaaagaaccgcggattagtttcaagtggatgaaTCCTAAGTGATCAAGTCATTTGTTATCGTGATAATCCATGGCTTGGTCACTtaggatccatccacttgaaactaattcGCGGTTCTTTCACCAAGTGATTTaataactcattataatgtaaaacaatctctaaattgctactgtatgaaaacttgtataatggtgtatgaatacgacataaaataaaaaaagaaatataatacggaataatagtagtagcgtgggCAGAGAGACGCACTACTAGTAATTATCAGTAGCGCCTTTTGAAAGAAGCGCTGCTACTAACTAGCTATAGCAGCAGCGCGGGTAAAACAATGCTACTACTAACCTTTAGTTGTAGCGCCGTAGCGGTAGCGCTGTCACCCACGCTACTCCTAGGCCAAAGaccagcgctactactaggcttttccctagtagtgaaaccaaacagatagattggagagaaatacaaagctctaacaatcatgcataataaagtttaGAAAAGATtcaattactttcaatgaataatctaATCATATACCCACAATTTTACATTAGATAGAAcaccaagaagatcgaggagaacattgtattgaagatcaaagagagagaagaagccatctagctactagcgatggacctgtaggtctgtggtgaactagTCACGCATCATCAGAAGGTAGTatggatgatgtagaagccctccgggatcgttccccctccggcagagtactagaaaaggcctccagatgggatcacggaagaacagaagcttgcagcggcggaaaaAGTGTTTCGGGTGGTTCTCTGTTGGTTTAGGAATATATGTGAATgtatagaggtggaattaggtcaaacTGAGTTGCATGGCGCCCATGAgctcagggggcgcgccctgtaagCTCGTGGCTCTCTCGTAGCTCTTCTAGCCTCCTATCGAACCTTCTTGGGTCCCTTCTAGTCCAAAAAAATCACCGCaaagtttcatcgtgtttggacttcatttggtattgattttttgaaaagccaaaaacaagcaaaaaaacaggaactggcactgggcactgggttaataggttagtccccaaaaatgagataaaatagcatacaaatgcatataaagcatccacgatttataatataataacatgaaacaataaaaaattatagatatgttggagacgtatcacgcaccAGCCGAAAGAAGCTGGTCGACAAAGGATCTTTCGGCCATAAGGCCTTGCACATATCCTCCATGGTAGGCTTGGCAGCCCGCTGAAGCTCCACCAGCTACTTCAGCTTGTCATCGAAGACATGGGGACGCGTCGGGTCTTGGAACTGAAGCCAGAATGCCTTCTACTGCTCGTCAGCCGGGTCAGCACACGCATTGAACAGTGGGCATGCCTCCTCCATGTTGCGGAGAGGGTTCAAGAATGCTGCTGACATGTGCCACATTTGCGCCAGCTTGGGGAAAGCTTGACGTCCGAAGACACTGCAAAAAGTAAGGCTTACTGGAGGCTATCTTCGTCACCTACCGCAATTCTTCGTTTGTTGTATCGACATGGGAGGCCGCCTCTTGGCGTCCTCGATCGAGCCACTTGAGCTCGGCGGCATCGTTTCCCTGGGATGTCTTTAGCACGTCACATTTAGTAACGTAGTTAGAAAGATCCCCTTCCACAGTAGCGACGCGCGCCTGAGCAGCTTTGCGAGTCTTTTGCTGCTCAGTGAGCAACTCGGCGTTCTTTTGCACCGAGGCCTTCAAGTGCTCCGTCTTAGTTCAAGCTCTTTCAAGATCTGCCCGCATGTCATCCAAATGCTTCTCAGCCGCTGCAAAATGGGCATGTAGAATTAGACATCAAAACACTTAATAAAACGAGTCGTAAGGAATAAGTTAAACATCCTTACCATGGGCCTTCTCGGCCTCCTGCCTCAACTGAAGAGATTCTCCTTTGTCATTTCACCGAGTATTTAACCAAAAACGACCATAATCGACGGAAACGTGATGAAAAACTACCACTCTACGATTTTGTGCGAAAAACTACCAAATTTATCCTAAACCGTGGCAAAAAACTACCAATTCGCGAAAGCGCTCGCTTCGCCCGCGCTAACCCCGAATCTGACCGGTTGGGCCTGCAAATCAGTTGCCACGCCGGCGAACGGATGGCCGCCGCGCCTTGACGGCCGTTAACGGCCCGTCCGCTGTCGGAACGGCAGCTGTCGGTGGGCCAATAAGTGAGAGCCAGCTCAGCCACTCGCTCATTCTCTTCCTCCTCGCTCGCTCTCACTCGTCCtcatcctctccctctccctggTGCTCTGAGCTAGGTCAGCCTATCGCCATCGCCACCGTGGCCATTGCTGCCGGTAGAAGTTGAGGATGCCATCTTGGAATGACGAGGAGAGCTCGGACGAGGACATCAACATGGTTTCAATGGATCCTCAGCTCTTTGTAAGTGCATAATGGTGGAACagagttagggttagggttagttcatccaaATTGGAGATTCCAAGTTGCTTTTGGTTTGATTCGAAGTTTCTTTTGCAGGAAACCCCTGACAGTGTGGTGGAACCATCTTTCTGTGATTCTTACACTGAATCTGAGCCGACGTGCATGATGCATCATCAGAGGCCGAAGAAGATGGTGGCTTTTGAAGGTGCTTTGACTGGGAGGCGATTCCTGGGTTTTCCTGTGCAGCAGGTATTAAATCTTGAACGCTAACTTGTTTTGTTGGTGGAGATGTGTGATGTGTTTTGCTGCTGGAGATGTGTGGTGCAGCATGTGGTGCAGAGATGTGTGATGTGCAGAGATGTGTGCTGTAGTTTAGAACTGAAACTTGAAAGTGCCATACATATGGAAGCTATATGTGAAAGTAGATCCTTAGTTAACTGAATTCAATACATGACTGAACCTGAGAACACCTACATGCAGAGATCTTTAGTGTACTGTGAACTGAATGTATTAGTTAGGTGTTTACTGAATATAGCTGTTAACTGAAAAAGAACAGAGTTAAATAATTTATATCTACTGCTAAATATAGCTGTTAACTGAATTTATCTCTGATGCTAAGTCAGGTGCTGTGTGCTTACTATGAAGAATTATGTTTGCATAATTCAGAGAGCATATTGATGTAAACAAAGGGTTTCAGTTAAATGAAATGACTTTATGACTTTAGTTATCTGTACTAAGTTTGTTACTAAGTGCTTTGTGCTTAATTATAAATAATTGCTTCTGTAGGATGTAGGTGTGAACTGTGGGGTTGTGGAGTGGGTGGATGGTCCTTGGCCAGAGATTCTACAAAGGTGCCTAACAAGGATTTGCGACTTGTACCATGAGCAGAACTTGGGGAGGGTGAATCACAAACAAGCCCATGAGAAAAGAGGTGGCCAAGCTACAGAAGGAAATTGATTTCCTGTCAAACAACTACAGCGAGTTGGTGGAAGATGTATCCAAGCTATTTGACTATCAAGATGGCAAGATGTCTCATGACATGGACTATACCAGTTAGGCAATCAATGAACTAAATGAGAAGAAGAAACAACTTGAGGA
This sequence is a window from Aegilops tauschii subsp. strangulata cultivar AL8/78 chromosome 7, Aet v6.0, whole genome shotgun sequence. Protein-coding genes within it:
- the LOC109731997 gene encoding uncharacterized protein; the protein is MPSWNDEESSDEDINMVSMDPQLFETPDSVVEPSFCDSYTESEPTCMMHHQRPKKMVAFEGALTGRRFLGFPVQQDVGVNCGVVEWVDGPWPEILQRCLTRICDLYHEQNLGRVNHKQAHEKRGGQATEGN